A section of the Suncus etruscus isolate mSunEtr1 chromosome X, mSunEtr1.pri.cur, whole genome shotgun sequence genome encodes:
- the LOC125998956 gene encoding ATP synthase subunit beta, mitochondrial-like: MFQNSEVSALLGRIPSAVGYQPTLATDIGTMQDRITTTKKGSITSVQAIYVPADDLTDPAPATTFTHLDTTTVLSRAIAELGIYPAVDPLDSTSRIMDHNIVGNEHYDVARGMQKILQDYKSLQDIIAILGMDELSEEDKLTVSWAQKIQHFLSQPFQVAEVFTGHMRKLAPLKETIKGFQQILAGEYDHLPEQAFYMVGPIEEAVAKADKLAEEHS, encoded by the coding sequence ATGTTCCAAAACTCAGAGGTGTCTGCTTTATTGGGCAGAATCCCTTCTGCTGTAGGCTACCAGCCTACCCTGGCCACTGATATAGGTACCATGCAGGATAGAATTACCACCACCAAGAAGGGATCGATCACCTCTGTCCAGGCTATTTATGTGCCTGCTGATGACTTGACTGACCCTGCCCCTGCTACCACATTCACCCATTTGGATACTACCACTGTCCTGTCCCGTGCTATTGCTGAATTGGGCATCTACCCTGCTGTGGATCCTCTCGACTCCACCTCTCGAATCATGGATCACAACATTGTTGGCAATGAGCATTATGATGTTGCCCGTGGGATGCAAAAGATCCTGCAGGACTACAAATCTCTTCAGGACATCATTGCTATCCTGGGTATGGATGAACTTTCCGAGGAAGACAAGTTGACTGTGTCCTGGGCACAAAAAATCCAGCATTTCTTATCTCAGCCATTCCAGGTTGCTGAGGTGTTCACAGGTCATATGAGGAAGCTGGCACCCCTGAAAGAGACCATCAAAGGATTCCAGCAGATTTTGGCAGGTGAATATGACCATCTTCCAGAGCAGGCCTTCTATATGGTGGGACCCATTGAAGAAGCTGTGGCAAAAGCTGATAAACTGGCTGAAGAGCACTCGTGA